A segment of the Lineus longissimus chromosome 11, tnLinLong1.2, whole genome shotgun sequence genome:
CATAATATTTTGCTAAGTCTGTCAGGGACAATTCTTGTTACTATATGTGaaccgtcacagcaaaatcaggcgcatgtcgctctgagcttggcaggttgagacggactgtttgttcatttctctattgtctgccttttgtgaaatacgagcacacctatttcttccattatctcctggtgtcatttaggatcatcttctgtgcgacatgcgcctggttttgctgtgacgggtcacatattgccTATACAGTGCAAAGTGCCACTTGTTCTAAGTGAACACGTCAATACGACCTAATTCAGCGTAGAATTATAAAAGGTTGTAGGTCCAAATCAATATAACAAGTGCACTGCAACACAGAGAATGACTACATACTCGAATTCCCTTTCTGGAGCAAGTCTGTAAAAAGTAACTGCTCCTGTTACTCTATTGCCTAAACAAAGGTTTACATGCAAATTGCCTATTGTATGAATTGAACCTGCCAAAAAATAAAGGCCAATTTGGCCTAGAATTCGAAGAAGTTGTAGCTCAAAATCAATACAACAATTACTCTACAACACGGACAAAGTCTAAAAGCTCAAATTACCCATTCTGGAGTTATGCAAGCTGCCACATGAACCATGTCAACAACATGCCAAGAAATTGTGGAGAAAGGCCTTTTCGGCCTAGAACTACTTAAGTTGTATCTCGCAATCAATTCAACAAGCACTCAGCAACAGaaacaaaattcaaattatCCATCATTTGGAGTTACACTGTCAAAAGCAAGACCTCTAGTTACACTAAATTGCTTAAACAAAGGTATAAATGCAAGCTGCCACATGTACTATGTCAACATGCCAAGAAATTGTGGAGAACGGCCTTTTTGGCCTAGAACTACTTAAGTTGTATCTCGAAATCAATATAACAAACACTCAGCAACACAGACAAGTATAAAAACTCAATTTACCCTTTCTGGAGTTAGCAGAAACAACTCTTGTTACATTGGCTGCCCCTTATCTGTGAaatcgactccccaaagcaattacatctgctgagaccctcatccaattcaaatcccttcttaaaacacacttgttcaatcttcacttcaaaaaatagaggaggtagcgctttgagcagggtgacctggaaaggcgctttacaaattctatatttatttatttattttatatttATTATCCCTTATACAAAGGTAAGCAAATTgccacatgtaggcctaccattatATCAACATGTTAAGAAATTTAGGAAAAAGACATATTTGGCCTAGAATTACCAGTATACCAAGTGCCCTTTAAGATATAGAAAGTCTATAATGAATggactaaataactggtgtgataACTTGGATGTGATGGTCAGCGTGTGTTATTTCCAGATGGATAGGAAGTAGGGTAATCATTGCATCTTCTATGTCATCTATGTCATCCTCCGCCTGCAACACTGTCTGCACTAGGACATCTTTGGAGACTCTGTATTCCTCCATATCGTTTGCCACTAAAACCACTGTATCGGTGTTATCTGTGCTGATGGCGATGAATTCAATTTCTTCAGTTTTGGCTGGTTTCTCTATTTTCTGGAAGAAAGACAGTTAGAAGTTATTTGGTTAAACTGGATTGAGTTGAAATGCAGTGAACATTCTGGATTGGCTTCATGTCATGCCAACTCATCCTGGGGATGATTCAGGCAAGAATCATTCTGAATACAATATTTAAGAAAGACAATGGGTTGGTTGTAATgatggaattattcaggtcaTTGGTACTGAAGTTCATGGCCAAGCTTTGTAGAATAAGATCAGCTTTTTTGAGCGAGATTGCTTGTTACCAGTATTTTGATTCTGCCACGGATCTTGTGCTTTGTATAGTGGATGGATTGTGGGATGAAGCTGCATGAGAGTTCTTACCGTTATGATTGTACTCTCTGTTGTACCGAGGCCAGGTTCACTGCCATATGATGATTCAGGCTTGTAGACATTGGTTATCTTCACGAAGTCTCCTGTCTTTATGGGTGATTTTGCTGCCTCCTTCCAAAGGGTAACTTTGACATGGTCTGTGTCATCAGAAACTGTGATATCCTTCACTGTAGCAGGTTGGTTTTTTTTGCGGATGATTACTGTGCGGGGTTCATTTTCCTGTAATGGCAAAATGATATGTGAACATGCTACCACAGTGAAATGGTGTGAACAGCATTCCTTGACTAATACTTTTGTGAAGTCAAGTCTTTCATGTTTTTCGGCTTGGGACTTTTTAGGCAGTATGTTATAGGCGCACCTGGCCCATTTTTGAAAAAGTAGGAGCCGTGATTGCTAGACACAGACAAATGGTAGAAGTAAAGATGTGGTAACCTCAGAACAGCTGAAGATTGTTTGCTTTTTAATTGCCAATGAGATGGCATTGCAGAGGTTTTGCGTGAGGtttggcttggcttctgtggagTGTAAAGGGTTGAGGGGGTGAATTTGAGAAAGGCAAGACTTACCTGAGTGATAGTGCCACTGATAGACATTCAGGATTTTTTTCGGGGATGCTTTTGCTTTTGAAATGGATTGAACGGGTGCCTCTGTTGGAGTGATCAGTTCTTCCGCTGCTTTCTGAATGTCTTTAGGAATTTCTAGGTTTGCAGTTTTGTACACTGAGGTTTGAGTGTTTGTGGTGAGGTAGGTCATCTTGGAAAGTGCATTTTTAATCATAACTGTTGAGTTGATGGTCAGCTTGTTGAGGAGACTTGTATCACAAACTGAGAGACGACATGGTGTTGAACGATCCGCGATGGCAACGTACCACATTTCGACTAAATGGTTACGGTCGTTTGTGAAAGTCCTTTTTTCCGATATCTTGAGGATCTTGACTGTGATTGGGCTTGTGACCAATCCGTTTATTTTAAGTGCTTTACTGAGCATtgtctgaaatgataaaaaggaGGGAAATTTAATTGAAAGTTTAATTGAACAACTTTTAGTGTGGTGTTGTTGCTGGCTGACTGACACATGTCGTTGTTGCTGACTGACTGATACATGTCCTGAAATGTGAATTGTTGTAGTGTGAGAAGTGTCATTGATCATCTCACAAGGATAGAGATTTTGGTGCAGTTAAGACTTGTTAGGCTATAGAAAGTTGTTGTGTCACACTGAAATGCAAATAAAATAGAAGCAGATCTGCAAGAGAATTTGTGTTTACAGTATACAATAGACAGGGTCATGATAGTTGTAGTAGGTGGAGAGAACTCCGGAGTCTAATGGATGAGTGGTAGCTGACGATCTGACATAAATATGATCAATAAGTGTTCCGTCTATTGTAGTTGAATTTGTAATGAGTTGTTCAAATCCTTTTGACAAGAGGAGGGAGTTGATTGGTGTGTTGTGTTTGAGAAAGTCCTCATTGAAGTATCCTGTGATTAGGAGATGATCAACTGGGATGGTTGCAGCAGCTGAAAGAGCTTTCTCCAAGACATCACAGAATGGCAAGGTGTGATATGATGGTGGTCTGTACACCACAATGACAAGGATAGAAGTGTAGTTGGATTTAAGTTGAATAGCAACATATTCTAGATTTGTGATGCCAAGTTGGACCTGTTGAGAGTGGCAATTTTGTCTTACATAGACAGCTACACCACCTTGTTGCTTTTGGAAGAATCGTGATTCTGGAGTGTATGATGCTGATCTGTTACTACTGTAAAGAAGAAATCCTGGCAACTGAAGTTGGCTTGTGTGGTCATTTGTAAGCCATGTTTCAGACAGACACAGTACATTGCTGGTATAGTTTGC
Coding sequences within it:
- the LOC135495771 gene encoding uncharacterized protein LOC135495771 — protein: MSISGTITQENEPRTVIIRKKNQPATVKDITVSDDTDHVKVTLWKEAAKSPIKTGDFVKITNVYKPESSYGSEPGLGTTESTIITKIEKPAKTEEIEFIAISTDNTDTVVLVANDMEEYRVSKDVLVQTVLQAEDDIDDIEDAMITLLPIHLEITHADHHIQVITPVI